A stretch of the Desulfatirhabdium butyrativorans DSM 18734 genome encodes the following:
- a CDS encoding cyclase family protein → MGDREHRYVDLSHPIYEGMPVYPSDPNVQIRQEATIDADGYALRSIRISSHAGTHVDAPAHILRGAAGIEAIPLDRFIGKAAVIDCRDRHPLIDRDFVQNAEPLIRTLNILLLQTGWERQWGSADYFQGYPMLQPEAAMVLAQSRISAVGIDAPSFDAADSEDYPIHRLLLGAGKILIENLTGLVHLPRTGIWFSAFPLSLGHGADASPVRAVACIENGKEDFS, encoded by the coding sequence GTGGGTGATCGTGAACACCGCTATGTCGATCTGAGCCACCCGATTTATGAAGGAATGCCGGTTTATCCGAGCGATCCGAACGTGCAGATTCGACAGGAAGCCACTATCGATGCGGATGGTTATGCGCTGCGCTCGATCCGGATTTCCTCGCATGCGGGAACGCATGTGGATGCGCCGGCGCACATTCTCCGGGGAGCGGCCGGAATCGAAGCAATTCCGCTGGATCGTTTTATCGGAAAGGCGGCTGTCATCGATTGCAGGGACAGACATCCGCTGATCGATCGTGATTTCGTTCAGAATGCAGAACCGCTGATACGCACGTTAAACATCCTGTTGCTGCAGACGGGATGGGAGCGCCAGTGGGGATCGGCGGATTATTTTCAGGGATATCCAATGCTGCAACCGGAGGCAGCCATGGTCTTGGCGCAATCACGAATTTCAGCCGTCGGCATCGATGCGCCTTCCTTCGATGCTGCAGACAGCGAAGATTATCCGATCCACCGGCTGCTGCTCGGTGCCGGCAAAATCTTGATCGAGAATTTGACCGGATTGGTGCATCTTCCGCGAACGGGTATCTGGTTCAGCGCTTTTCCGTTGTCGCTTGGACACGGTGCAGACGCATCACCGGTGCGGGCTGTAGCTTGTATCGAAAATGGAAAGGAGGATTTTTCGTGA